The bacterium genome contains a region encoding:
- the mltF gene encoding Membrane-bound lytic murein transglycosylase F: MPEVTVGRLLRILNTSGLHADRGSCAKGALPPIMIRTRFASLLACLLLTWGAFAPVPTWAETVASGNDKTTNQLVSMLHQLNLVPNSRLSATVRDLRFVAKKYDIDPFLLAAICERETQWPYAAKGHEFAYNLKNNMQNFTGSATLPAPFFDLDTCAYGLRLQKDRFGSDHNAVIAAYFVGPTQVDEWKGNYPVEVKELLSNVWAMVATYQGPIKEEAKGSAGKGPAADTPRGALPHRGGVSRPALQANSYTDAVSQSYRTGNATEAEAEQAYIAVMRYFNKRISEQTARDIYISVAQYAREYEGIVDARLVMALVAAESSFNPSAVSRAGAQGLGQLMPYTAEGLNVADPFDINQNIRGTYAYLKREFERWAGYPDVLDRVLASYNAGPGAVKKHNGIPPYAETQAYVPKVLGFYCAILQPHERAAHLKGHTIYADVILTKYQ, from the coding sequence ATGCCGGAGGTCACAGTCGGACGTCTCTTAAGGATTCTTAATACGTCCGGCCTCCACGCTGACCGGGGATCCTGCGCCAAGGGAGCATTGCCGCCCATCATGATCCGGACCCGATTCGCCAGCCTCCTCGCCTGTCTCCTTCTCACCTGGGGCGCTTTTGCCCCGGTGCCGACCTGGGCCGAGACTGTTGCCAGCGGCAACGACAAAACCACCAATCAGCTGGTTTCCATGCTGCATCAGCTCAATCTGGTGCCGAACAGTCGCCTGAGCGCGACTGTCAGAGATCTCCGCTTTGTCGCCAAGAAGTACGATATCGATCCGTTTCTGCTGGCCGCCATCTGCGAGCGGGAGACCCAATGGCCCTATGCGGCCAAGGGGCATGAGTTCGCCTATAACCTCAAAAACAACATGCAGAACTTCACCGGATCGGCCACGCTCCCTGCGCCGTTCTTTGATCTTGACACCTGCGCCTATGGCCTGCGACTGCAAAAAGATCGCTTCGGGAGCGATCACAACGCCGTCATCGCCGCCTACTTCGTCGGTCCCACCCAGGTCGATGAATGGAAGGGGAATTACCCGGTTGAAGTTAAAGAGCTCCTGAGCAACGTCTGGGCGATGGTGGCGACCTATCAGGGTCCGATCAAAGAAGAAGCGAAGGGGAGCGCGGGCAAAGGACCCGCCGCCGACACACCACGGGGCGCGCTGCCTCATCGTGGTGGCGTCTCCCGGCCAGCGCTGCAGGCCAACTCCTACACCGATGCCGTCTCCCAGAGCTATCGCACAGGCAATGCCACTGAGGCGGAAGCCGAGCAGGCCTACATCGCCGTTATGCGCTACTTCAACAAGCGGATCAGCGAGCAGACCGCCCGGGATATCTACATCAGCGTCGCCCAGTACGCCCGGGAGTACGAGGGCATCGTGGATGCCCGCCTCGTCATGGCCCTGGTGGCAGCAGAATCAAGTTTCAATCCGTCAGCGGTCTCCCGTGCTGGAGCGCAGGGACTCGGGCAGCTGATGCCCTATACCGCTGAGGGGCTCAATGTTGCTGACCCCTTCGACATCAATCAGAACATTCGTGGCACCTACGCGTATCTCAAGCGGGAGTTTGAGCGCTGGGCGGGCTATCCCGATGTCCTGGACCGGGTGCTCGCCTCGTACAACGCCGGCCCAGGGGCTGTCAAAAAGCACAATGGCATTCCTCCATACGCGGAGACGCAGGCGTATGTCCCCAAGGTGCTGGGCTTCTACTGCGCCATCCTGCAGCCCCACGAGCGAGCCGCCCATCTGAAAGGGCATACGATCTACGCCGACGTGATTCTGACGAAGTACCAGTAA